In the Chromobacterium sp. ATCC 53434 genome, GGCCCGGTGCCGAAGCCGAAGCTCTCGGCGCCGAGTATCGCGGCCTTGACCACGTCGAGGCCGGTCTTCAGGCCGCCGTCGGCCTGCACCCGCACCCGGCCGCGCAGGCCGTTTGCGCGCAGCACCTGCTGCGCCTCGGACAGGCCCAGCTCCCACGGCGAGCCGGCGTATTTGACCGAGGTCAGCGGCGAGGCGCCGGTGCCGCCGTCGTAGCCGGAAATGGTGATCAGGTCGGCATAGGCCTTGGCCACGCCGGCGGCGACGGTGCCTACGCCGGGCTCGGCCACCAGCTTGACCGACACCAGCGCGGTCGGATTGACCTGCTTCAGGTCGAAGATCAGCTGCGCCAGGTCCTCGATCGAATAGATGTCGTGGTGCGGCGGCGGCGAGATCAGGCTGACGCCCTCCTTCGCGTGGCGCAGCCGCGCGATCAGACCGGACACCTTGTCGCCGGGCAGCTGGCCGCCCTCGCCCGGCTTGGCGCCCTGCGCCACCTTGATCTGCAGCACCTCGGCGTTGACCAGATAGTGCGGCGTGACGCCGAAACGGCCGGACGCCACCTGCTTGATCTTGGACATCTTCTCGGTGCCGTAGCGCGCCGGGTCCTCGCCCCCCTCGCCGGAGTTGGAGCGGCCGCCCAGGCGGTTCATCGCGATCGCCAGCGCCTCGTGCGCCTCCGGCGACAGGGCGCCCAGCGACATGCCGGCCGAATCGAAGCGCTTGACGATGGCCTCCACCGGCTCCACCTCGTCCAGCGCGACCGGCTCGCCGGCCGGCTTCAGCCGCATCAGGTCGCGCAGCATCGCCACCGGACGGGTATTCACCGTTTCCGCGTATCGCAGGTATACGTCGTAGTCGCCGTTCTGCACCGCCTTCTGCAGCAATTGCACCACGTCCGGGTTGTAGGCGTGGTATTCCTCGCCGTGCACATACTTCAGCAGGCCGCCCTGGTTCAGGCCCCGCATCGGATTGAACGCCAGCTTGGCCAGTTTTTTCTGATCGGCCTCGAAATCGGCGAAATTGGCCCCGGACACGCGCGACACCGTGCCCTTCAGGCACAGTTCGACCACCTCCTCGTGGATGCCGACCGCCTCGAACAGCTGCGCGCCGCGGTAGGAGGCGATGGTCGAGATGCCCATCTTGGACAATACCTTCAGCAGGCCCTTGTTGATGCCCTTGCGATAATGCTGCAGCGCCTCGTTCGGCTTCAGCTTCACCTCGCCGTTGTTCACCAGCTCCAGAATGGCCTGGTAGGCCAGATAGGGATAGACCGCGGTGGCGCCGTAGCCGATCACGCAGGCCATCTGGTGCGCGTCGCGCACGGCGGCCGTCTCGACGACGATATTGGTCTTGCAGCGCAGGCCGGCGTCGATCAGCGCGTGGTGCACGGCGCCGGTGGCGAACAGCGCGTGTATCGGCAGCCGCTCGCCGGTGGCGTGGCGGTCGGACAGCACCACCACCACCGTGCCCTCCTCCACCGCCTCCACCACATGCCGGCTCAAGCCGTCGATCGCCTCGCGCAGCGAGCACTCCTTCGGGTCGTAGCACAGATCGAAATTGGTGGCCTTCAGATAAGGCTCCGGCCGGGTGGTGACGCGGACGAACTTCTCGTGGCTCAGCACCGGGCTGCGCACCTCCAGCCGCTTCGCGTGCTCGGCGCTCTCCTCGAACATATTGCGTTCCGGGCCGAACACGGTGTTCAACGACATCACCACCGCCTCGCGTATCGGGTCGATCGGCGGGTTGGTCACCTGGGCGAACTGCTGGCGCAAGTAGTCGAACGGCGACCTGACCTTCTGACTCAACACCGCCATCGGCGTGTCGTCGCCCATCGATCCGACCGCCTCCTGGCCGTCTTCGGCCAAGACGCGCAGGATCTGGTCGCGCTCCTCGCGACTGAAGTTGAACAGCTTTTGCAGCCGGCTCAGCTCGTCGCCGGACAACGGTTCGACGCCGGCGTCGTCCTCTATCGACAGTTCCAGATACTTGGCGCTGTCCTTGATCCACTGCCGGTACGGCTTGGCGCTCTTCAGCATCGCGTCGATGTATTCCGGCAACAGCAGCTCGCCGCTGGCGAGATCGGCGGCGAACAGCTGGCCCGGCTTGACCCGGCCCTTCTTCACCACGTCCTGGGCGCGGTAGTCCCAGACGCCCACCTCCGACGCTATCGTCAGGATATTGTCGCGGGTCAGCACCCAGCGCGCCGGACGCAGGCCGTTGCGGTCCAGCATGCAGGCGGCGTAGCGGCCGTCGGTCAGCACGATGCCGGCCGGACCGTCCCACGGCTCCATATGCATGGAATTGAATTCGTAGAAAGCGCGCAGGTCCTTGTCGGTGGAGTCGACGTTCTGCCAGGCCGGCGGCACCAGGAGGCGCAGCGCGCGGAACAGCGGAATGCCGCCCATCAGCAGCCCTTCCAGCATATTGTCCAGGCTCATCGAATCGGAGCCGTCGATCTGCACGATGGGGCGGACCGCGTCCATGTCGAGATGCGGCGAGGCCATGATGCGCTCGCGCGCGCGCGCCCAGTTGCGGTTGCCCTGCACCGTGTTGATCTCGCCGTTGTGGGCGAGGAAACGGAACGGTTGCGCCAGCTTCCACTGCGGCCAGGTATTGGTCGAGAAGCGCTGGTGGAACACCGCCAGACTGGATTCGAACCGCGGATCGGCCAGGTCCAGGAAGAAGCGCGGCAGATTGTCCGGCGTCATCAGGCCTTTGTAGGAAATGGTGTGCGGCGACAACGTGGGCAGGTAGAAACAGGAATCGTCGTCGCGGTTGGCCTTCTCCGCCTGGCGGCGGCCCATGTACAGCCGGCGCTGGAAGGCCAGCTCGTCCATGCCGAAC is a window encoding:
- the gltB gene encoding glutamate synthase large subunit, with product MDRQSRLQGTLYKPEFEQDSCGFGLITQLDDKPSHWLVATAISSLAKLTHRGAVAADGKSGDGCGLLFKKPDGFLREVALEAGIALKSVYAAGLVFHHPDRATGERSLARLREQLEAQQLEVAGFRTVPVDRSACGETALASLPAISQVFVNCPFGMDELAFQRRLYMGRRQAEKANRDDDSCFYLPTLSPHTISYKGLMTPDNLPRFFLDLADPRFESSLAVFHQRFSTNTWPQWKLAQPFRFLAHNGEINTVQGNRNWARARERIMASPHLDMDAVRPIVQIDGSDSMSLDNMLEGLLMGGIPLFRALRLLVPPAWQNVDSTDKDLRAFYEFNSMHMEPWDGPAGIVLTDGRYAACMLDRNGLRPARWVLTRDNILTIASEVGVWDYRAQDVVKKGRVKPGQLFAADLASGELLLPEYIDAMLKSAKPYRQWIKDSAKYLELSIEDDAGVEPLSGDELSRLQKLFNFSREERDQILRVLAEDGQEAVGSMGDDTPMAVLSQKVRSPFDYLRQQFAQVTNPPIDPIREAVVMSLNTVFGPERNMFEESAEHAKRLEVRSPVLSHEKFVRVTTRPEPYLKATNFDLCYDPKECSLREAIDGLSRHVVEAVEEGTVVVVLSDRHATGERLPIHALFATGAVHHALIDAGLRCKTNIVVETAAVRDAHQMACVIGYGATAVYPYLAYQAILELVNNGEVKLKPNEALQHYRKGINKGLLKVLSKMGISTIASYRGAQLFEAVGIHEEVVELCLKGTVSRVSGANFADFEADQKKLAKLAFNPMRGLNQGGLLKYVHGEEYHAYNPDVVQLLQKAVQNGDYDVYLRYAETVNTRPVAMLRDLMRLKPAGEPVALDEVEPVEAIVKRFDSAGMSLGALSPEAHEALAIAMNRLGGRSNSGEGGEDPARYGTEKMSKIKQVASGRFGVTPHYLVNAEVLQIKVAQGAKPGEGGQLPGDKVSGLIARLRHAKEGVSLISPPPHHDIYSIEDLAQLIFDLKQVNPTALVSVKLVAEPGVGTVAAGVAKAYADLITISGYDGGTGASPLTSVKYAGSPWELGLSEAQQVLRANGLRGRVRVQADGGLKTGLDVVKAAILGAESFGFGTGPMVALGCKYLRICHLNNCATGVATQEIKLRSKYFTGLPEMVVNYFLFIARETREWMAKLGVRSMEELIGRMDLLEALDGETERQGRLDLAPLLSLGTVPDSEPRFCVEDSNPSFDKGELAERIQRDALPAIHNRQMLELEYPIENTHRSIGARLSGEIARVHGAAGLPFGCLKVKFSGSAGQSFGVWNAPGLHLELEGDANDYVGKGMAGGRVTIYPPKDAGYKAGESIIIGNTCLYGATGGQLFAAGIAGERFGVRNSGAMAVIEGAGDHCCEYMTGGTVVVLGETGYNFGAGMTGGFAFVYDPNEKFAYRYNNELIDIHLINGEAMGMYRAFLLEKIAKHVELTGSETGRAMLQNFDDYVDYFWLVKPKAAKLESLLKD